GAGCAACGAGCCAAGGGAGATCAGAGTCCGTGAGCGATGACATGACCGAGAACGCGGCCCGGACCGCGCAAGGGCGGAAGGACGTCGAACAGTGGAAGGAGCGCGGTGTCATGCTCCGCGTCTTCGTGTACGTCTTCGCGACCCATCTGTTCGCCGGTTTCGTCTGGTTGCTCTTCTACGTCGGCGAGCACGCCCAGAAGTAGCGGAAGCACGCCAC
The genomic region above belongs to Streptomyces marianii and contains:
- a CDS encoding DUF6126 family protein — protein: MTENAARTAQGRKDVEQWKERGVMLRVFVYVFATHLFAGFVWLLFYVGEHAQK